A single region of the Thermoanaerobaculum aquaticum genome encodes:
- a CDS encoding CHASE2 domain-containing protein: MAKAEPKADSTGKTRAQPFKSAPPEVRLGVLAALVVLVLAGSRLADRWELPFRDLLLSWAPHRPPRLTAAVVVDEQALARFGRFPWPRERLAQVVEAIREAGARGLVVDLLLAEPAPGDALLASALSQIPAVLAVAPTDSGDRWLWPSPQLAAAARLGHATFAGDHDGVVRRLSSTQQLGDRMLPALAWEAVRLVAPSLPLPVGRALRPDFRTRARAIPQVSVNAVLEAQGSHSILKGRVVFLGVTAAGLGDRVVTPTSVPGIPDAGVLVQAAFAECLYQGGLLQRLPPWGAALAAGLLVWAGAVLRRRASLSLALTAALAVLVPLAAGVVSLLGLGWETPLLTLAATSGSVVLLSGLRILRHIEEATQRLETTAAHPRLSPEERVAQLLRLAQSVAELERQSAESRRLLVHELKTPLAGLKGLSQLLSEYELSPEEHQRVAGLVAQESSRLAELVETLLELENLTLRPFPPDAPVVDLEQLVRERVELFRAGTGRNVQWQSDGPAPVRGVSSLLARVVDNLLANAHKFSPPEAPVMVRLSRTDQVLLEVEDRGPGIAPEEQERIFQRFVRGQSAREVPGLGLGLSVVREVVTWHGGRVGVRSTPGAGSTFTVVLPLSGEASRGKSTGG; this comes from the coding sequence ATGGCCAAGGCGGAGCCAAAAGCCGACAGCACTGGAAAGACCAGGGCGCAACCGTTCAAAAGCGCGCCGCCCGAAGTGCGGTTGGGCGTGCTGGCCGCTCTGGTGGTGCTGGTGCTCGCGGGAAGCAGGTTGGCGGACCGCTGGGAGCTCCCCTTCCGGGATCTTCTGTTGTCATGGGCCCCCCATCGGCCCCCTCGCCTTACGGCAGCGGTGGTGGTGGATGAGCAGGCGCTGGCCCGTTTTGGACGCTTCCCCTGGCCCCGGGAGCGGTTGGCCCAGGTGGTGGAGGCCATTCGGGAGGCGGGTGCCCGGGGCCTGGTGGTGGACCTGCTGCTGGCCGAACCAGCCCCCGGCGACGCGCTTCTCGCTTCCGCCCTTTCCCAAATCCCCGCGGTGTTGGCAGTGGCGCCCACCGACAGCGGGGATCGCTGGCTTTGGCCCAGCCCGCAGCTGGCGGCAGCCGCTCGCCTGGGGCACGCCACCTTTGCCGGCGACCACGATGGTGTGGTGCGGCGGCTTTCTTCCACCCAGCAACTGGGTGACCGCATGCTCCCCGCTTTGGCCTGGGAAGCGGTGCGGCTGGTGGCGCCCTCCCTTCCTCTTCCCGTGGGCCGTGCCTTAAGGCCCGACTTCCGCACCCGGGCCCGGGCCATCCCCCAGGTGAGCGTGAACGCGGTGCTGGAGGCCCAGGGCTCCCACAGCATCCTGAAGGGGCGCGTGGTCTTCCTGGGAGTTACCGCCGCCGGCTTGGGAGACCGGGTGGTTACCCCTACCTCGGTGCCCGGAATCCCCGATGCCGGGGTGCTGGTGCAAGCGGCATTTGCCGAGTGCCTGTACCAAGGAGGGTTGTTGCAAAGGCTCCCCCCCTGGGGGGCCGCTCTGGCTGCGGGTTTGCTGGTTTGGGCCGGCGCCGTGCTGCGCCGCCGGGCTTCCCTTTCCCTGGCGCTCACCGCAGCCCTTGCGGTTTTGGTCCCCCTGGCCGCAGGGGTTGTGAGCTTGCTGGGGTTGGGCTGGGAAACGCCTCTGCTCACGCTGGCGGCGACCTCGGGTTCGGTGGTGCTGCTTTCGGGTTTGCGCATCCTCCGCCACATCGAGGAGGCCACCCAAAGGTTGGAGACTACCGCGGCACACCCGCGCCTTTCGCCGGAGGAGCGGGTCGCGCAGCTCTTGCGTTTGGCGCAAAGCGTTGCGGAGCTCGAGCGGCAGTCGGCGGAAAGCCGGCGCCTTTTGGTCCACGAGCTCAAAACCCCGCTGGCGGGGCTTAAAGGCTTGAGCCAGCTTCTCAGCGAGTACGAGCTTTCCCCGGAAGAGCACCAGCGGGTGGCTGGGCTCGTGGCGCAAGAGTCTTCCCGCTTGGCCGAGCTGGTGGAAACCCTTCTGGAGCTGGAAAACCTCACCTTGCGCCCCTTCCCCCCCGATGCACCGGTGGTGGACCTGGAGCAGCTGGTTCGGGAGCGGGTGGAGTTGTTCCGGGCCGGCACCGGGCGAAACGTGCAGTGGCAGAGCGACGGCCCGGCACCGGTGCGGGGCGTCAGCTCGCTTTTGGCGCGGGTAGTGGACAACCTGCTGGCCAACGCCCACAAGTTCTCGCCCCCGGAAGCCCCCGTGATGGTGCGGCTTTCCCGCACAGACCAGGTGCTCTTGGAGGTGGAAGACCGCGGCCCCGGCATTGCCCCCGAAGAGCAGGAGCGCATCTTCCAACGCTTCGTGCGCGGACAATCAGCGCGGGAAGTGCCCGGGTTGGGTTTGGGGCTTTCGGTCGTGCGGGAGGTTGTAACATGGCATGGGGGCCGTGTGGGCGTGCGGAGCACCCCCGGTGCGGGAAGCACCTTCACCGTAGTCCTACCGCTGAGCGGGGAGGCCAGTCGTGGCAAAAGTACTGGTGGTTGA
- a CDS encoding S46 family peptidase, with product MKRFFAALMACGLASLAAAEEGMWTFDNPPVKQLQQKYNFTPTQEWLDHLRLSSVRFNDGGSGSFVSATGLVLTNHHVALGQLQKVSSPQKDYVADGFLARTPEEELKCPDLELNVLVSMENVTDRVLAAVKPGMSEKQANDARKAAIAAIEKESMEKTGLRSDVVTLYHGGEYWLYRYKKYTDVRLVFAPEQQIAFYGGDPDNFTYPRYDLDMALFRVYEDGKPVKPQHYLKWNPEGAKDGELVFVSGHPGSTNRLYTLAQLETLRDLSYPMRLEGIERRLGVARAYAARGKEQARQAAGLIFGLENSKKALSGEYKGLKDPQLMQIKAREEKELRDKVAANPEWQKAYGDAWQAIEKAQASFRERAKEYSYRRLSGYRLPGVALSIVQLVAEVKKPDGERLDGFHESQLPSLKFRLFSPAPIYPEFEEVLLADGLREALEKLGPEDPFVKAALAGKTPEQVAHEAIAGTKLADPDFRKQLVEGGEEAVAESQDPLIALARRVDPILRQERKWYEDTIESVVRTAGEKIGKARFAIYGKDTYPDATFTLRLTYGTVTGYPYNGTIAPSKTTFYGLYDRAASFDYKPPFHLPQRWLDRKDALNLATPLNFVSTCDIIGGNSGSPVVNRQGEIVGLIFDGNIESLVGRFVFDITANRAVAVHTAGMTEALKKVYDAEFLVKELLGQ from the coding sequence ATGAAACGCTTTTTTGCTGCACTCATGGCCTGCGGTCTGGCGAGCTTGGCCGCAGCGGAAGAAGGCATGTGGACCTTTGACAACCCCCCGGTGAAGCAGCTCCAGCAAAAGTACAACTTCACCCCCACCCAGGAATGGCTGGATCATTTGCGGCTTTCCTCGGTGCGCTTCAACGACGGCGGGAGCGGCTCCTTCGTTTCCGCCACCGGCCTGGTGCTCACCAACCACCACGTGGCCCTGGGGCAACTGCAGAAGGTTTCCTCGCCGCAAAAGGACTACGTGGCCGATGGCTTCCTGGCCCGTACGCCGGAGGAAGAGCTCAAATGCCCCGACCTGGAGCTCAACGTGCTGGTGTCCATGGAAAACGTTACCGATCGGGTGCTGGCCGCCGTCAAACCCGGCATGAGCGAAAAGCAAGCCAACGACGCCCGCAAAGCCGCCATTGCCGCCATTGAAAAGGAAAGCATGGAGAAAACCGGCCTGCGCTCGGACGTGGTCACCCTTTACCACGGCGGCGAGTACTGGCTTTACCGCTACAAGAAGTACACCGACGTGCGCTTGGTGTTTGCCCCCGAGCAGCAAATCGCCTTTTACGGTGGCGACCCCGACAACTTCACCTACCCCCGCTACGACCTGGACATGGCCCTGTTCCGCGTGTACGAGGACGGCAAGCCTGTCAAGCCCCAGCACTACCTCAAGTGGAACCCGGAAGGCGCCAAGGATGGGGAGTTGGTGTTTGTTTCCGGGCATCCCGGCTCCACCAACCGGCTTTACACCCTGGCACAGCTGGAAACCCTCCGCGACCTCAGCTACCCCATGCGCCTGGAGGGCATCGAGCGGCGCCTGGGGGTGGCCCGGGCTTACGCCGCCCGCGGCAAGGAGCAGGCACGGCAAGCGGCAGGCCTGATTTTCGGTCTGGAAAACTCGAAAAAGGCCCTTTCCGGCGAGTACAAGGGCTTGAAGGACCCGCAGCTCATGCAAATCAAGGCCCGGGAGGAAAAAGAGCTGCGGGATAAGGTAGCCGCCAACCCCGAATGGCAAAAGGCCTACGGGGATGCCTGGCAGGCCATCGAAAAGGCGCAGGCCAGCTTCCGGGAGCGGGCCAAGGAGTACAGCTACCGGAGGCTTTCCGGTTACCGTCTGCCCGGCGTTGCGCTTTCCATCGTGCAGCTGGTGGCGGAAGTGAAAAAGCCCGACGGGGAAAGGCTGGATGGCTTCCACGAAAGCCAGCTCCCCTCCCTGAAATTCCGCCTCTTCTCCCCGGCTCCCATTTACCCCGAGTTTGAAGAGGTTTTGCTCGCCGATGGCCTGCGGGAAGCCCTGGAGAAGCTGGGGCCCGAAGACCCGTTTGTGAAGGCTGCCCTGGCAGGCAAAACCCCTGAGCAGGTAGCCCATGAGGCCATTGCCGGCACCAAGCTTGCCGACCCCGACTTCCGCAAGCAGCTGGTGGAGGGCGGTGAAGAAGCGGTGGCGGAAAGCCAAGATCCCCTCATCGCCCTGGCCCGCCGGGTGGACCCCATCTTGCGCCAGGAGCGCAAGTGGTACGAAGACACCATCGAGTCGGTGGTGCGCACCGCCGGCGAAAAGATTGGCAAGGCCCGCTTTGCCATTTACGGCAAGGACACCTACCCCGACGCCACCTTTACCCTGCGGCTCACCTACGGCACGGTCACCGGCTACCCCTACAACGGCACCATCGCGCCGTCAAAAACCACCTTCTACGGCCTCTACGACCGCGCCGCTTCCTTCGATTACAAGCCCCCCTTCCACCTGCCCCAGCGCTGGCTTGACCGCAAAGACGCCTTGAACCTGGCCACCCCCTTAAACTTCGTTTCCACCTGCGACATCATTGGCGGCAACTCCGGCTCACCGGTGGTCAACCGCCAAGGGGAAATCGTGGGCCTCATCTTTGACGGCAACATCGAGTCCCTGGTGGGGAGGTTTGTCTTTGACATCACCGCCAACCGCGCAGTGGCGGTGCACACCGCCGGCATGACCGAAGCCCTGAAGAAGGTTTACGACGCCGAGTTCCTGGTGAAGGAACTCCTAGGTCAGTAA
- a CDS encoding thioredoxin family protein, which produces MKIVVAGPGCPRCQATERNVMNACAELNLAAEVAHVTRVEEFARMGVTLTPAVIVDGKIVVAGRVPTVDELKTLFSKLC; this is translated from the coding sequence ATGAAAATCGTGGTTGCGGGTCCCGGTTGTCCCCGTTGTCAAGCCACCGAACGGAACGTCATGAACGCCTGCGCCGAGCTCAACCTGGCCGCCGAGGTTGCCCATGTCACCCGCGTGGAGGAGTTTGCCCGCATGGGCGTGACCCTAACACCCGCCGTGATCGTGGACGGCAAGATCGTGGTGGCCGGCCGCGTCCCCACTGTGGATGAGCTCAAGACGTTGTTTTCCAAGCTTTGCTGA
- a CDS encoding permease: protein MLEKLLVAGLAAVKEYVAAHVLTCLVPAFLLAGAMVTFIRRDTILRLLGEQVHKLKSFSLASVASFLVAACSCTVIPVASGLFYGGAGVGVAFIVLWVTPASNILALTYTGSILGGEMALARVAAALVMAFVVGGVMSWAFSGERRELPHQVHDPDTHSGMVDPRHLVLLAFLVLSLLLPNYLVQGGSYGRKVVVWALASGVMALYAWRVVARELIRQWLAETWWFVRIIFPLLLVGVFVVGVVGAVLPEEWVRRLVGGNGLLASFVATLFGAVSYFATMTEAPFVDTLMKMGMGKGPALALLLTGPGLSLPNWLAIARVFGVKKTLVYVPTVVVLGTVVGWVFGNFVF from the coding sequence GTGCTGGAAAAGCTGCTGGTAGCCGGACTTGCGGCGGTGAAGGAGTACGTGGCCGCCCACGTGCTTACCTGTTTGGTGCCGGCGTTTCTGCTTGCGGGCGCCATGGTGACGTTCATTCGCCGGGACACCATCCTCCGGCTTTTGGGGGAGCAGGTCCACAAGCTCAAGTCCTTTTCTCTTGCCAGCGTGGCCAGCTTTTTGGTGGCTGCCTGCTCCTGCACGGTGATTCCGGTGGCCAGCGGCTTGTTTTACGGCGGTGCTGGGGTGGGTGTGGCGTTCATCGTGCTCTGGGTAACGCCAGCCAGCAACATCCTGGCCCTCACCTACACCGGCAGCATCCTGGGGGGCGAAATGGCCCTGGCCCGGGTGGCGGCGGCCTTGGTCATGGCCTTTGTGGTGGGGGGCGTCATGAGCTGGGCTTTTTCCGGCGAACGCCGGGAGCTTCCCCATCAGGTCCATGACCCGGACACCCATTCGGGGATGGTTGATCCCCGCCACTTGGTTTTGCTGGCTTTCTTGGTGCTTTCCCTGCTGCTGCCCAACTACCTGGTGCAGGGGGGCTCCTACGGCCGCAAGGTGGTGGTGTGGGCGTTAGCTTCGGGCGTGATGGCGCTTTACGCTTGGCGGGTTGTGGCCCGGGAGCTCATCCGCCAGTGGCTTGCAGAAACCTGGTGGTTTGTCCGCATCATCTTTCCGCTGCTGCTGGTAGGGGTCTTCGTGGTGGGGGTCGTGGGAGCGGTGCTACCCGAAGAGTGGGTTCGACGGCTGGTAGGTGGGAACGGGCTTTTGGCTTCCTTTGTGGCCACCCTTTTCGGTGCGGTCAGCTACTTTGCCACCATGACCGAGGCCCCTTTTGTGGACACCCTCATGAAGATGGGCATGGGCAAAGGGCCGGCTCTCGCCCTGCTGCTCACCGGACCCGGTCTTTCCTTGCCCAACTGGCTAGCCATTGCTCGCGTCTTCGGGGTGAAAAAAACTCTGGTTTATGTGCCCACCGTCGTGGTTCTTGGCACGGTGGTGGGCTGGGTTTTTGGCAACTTTGTCTTTTAA
- the pnp gene encoding polyribonucleotide nucleotidyltransferase has protein sequence MEVIESVTLEGRSLQLEVGKVAKQADGACLVRYGETVVLVTACFAKEPRVGVDFLPLTVDYREYTYAGGRIPGGWFKREGRPTEKEILTARLIDRPLRPLFPEGYRQETQIIGTVLSADGANDPDVLAINAASAALMVSDCPFNTPVGAVRVGLVDGSFVINPTHDQRARAQLEIVVAGTEEAVVMVEAGAQGVPESVILDAIDLAHHHIRELIKAQRALAEKVGKPKPTWVPPADPWPAEFEENIRKQFAAPLDEALRVKGKLNQKKAIEAVEDQALASLPEEEQAEKGPWVLAIIHRMVKDQFRHAVLEKGERLDGRAFDQMRKVTCEVGLLPRTHGSALFTRGETQALVTCTLGTSEDVQIIEALEGETQQRFMLHYNFPPFSVGEVKPMRGPSRREIGHGNLARRALAPVIPSQDLFPYTLRVVSDILESNGSSSMATVCGGTLALMDAGVPIAQAVAGIAMGLVSDGQKHAVLTDIAGQEDHYGDMDFKVAGTREGVTALQMDIKVSGLTRDVLEKALEQAKKARLELLDIMTATIAAPRPDISPYAPRIINVYIDPDKIRDVIGPGGKTIRAICEQTGARITIEDDGRVEIASPDLEAAHKARQIIENLTRQVQVGEIFEGTVKRIEPYGAFIEILPNQDGLLHISEIAHERIREVTDVLKLGDKVTVKVIGIDAQDRIKLSRKALLTPPPSTPSGEGQREERRGGGHRGSGGRPPRRH, from the coding sequence ATGGAAGTCATTGAAAGCGTCACATTAGAAGGAAGATCCCTGCAACTGGAAGTGGGGAAAGTTGCCAAGCAGGCCGATGGGGCCTGCTTGGTTCGTTACGGGGAAACGGTGGTGCTGGTCACCGCCTGTTTTGCCAAGGAGCCGCGGGTGGGGGTAGATTTCTTGCCGCTCACCGTGGACTACCGGGAGTACACCTACGCCGGTGGCCGCATCCCGGGCGGCTGGTTCAAGCGCGAAGGACGCCCCACCGAAAAGGAAATCCTTACCGCGCGTTTGATTGACCGCCCCCTGCGTCCCCTCTTTCCTGAGGGCTACCGCCAGGAAACGCAAATCATTGGCACCGTGCTTTCCGCGGACGGCGCCAACGATCCCGATGTTTTGGCCATCAACGCGGCCTCTGCCGCCCTCATGGTTTCCGACTGCCCCTTTAACACCCCCGTGGGTGCGGTGCGGGTGGGCCTGGTGGATGGCAGCTTCGTCATCAACCCCACCCACGACCAGCGGGCGCGGGCGCAGCTGGAGATCGTGGTGGCCGGCACCGAGGAAGCGGTGGTGATGGTGGAAGCCGGGGCGCAAGGGGTCCCGGAATCGGTCATTCTCGACGCCATTGACCTGGCCCATCACCACATTCGCGAGCTCATCAAAGCGCAACGGGCATTGGCGGAAAAGGTGGGCAAACCCAAACCCACCTGGGTGCCACCGGCCGACCCCTGGCCTGCCGAGTTCGAAGAAAACATCCGCAAGCAGTTTGCCGCTCCTTTGGATGAGGCGTTGCGGGTGAAGGGCAAGCTCAACCAGAAGAAAGCCATTGAAGCGGTGGAAGACCAAGCTCTGGCCAGCTTGCCCGAGGAAGAGCAGGCGGAAAAGGGCCCGTGGGTGTTGGCCATCATCCACCGCATGGTGAAAGACCAGTTCCGGCACGCGGTTTTGGAAAAGGGCGAGCGTCTGGACGGCCGGGCATTTGACCAAATGCGAAAGGTCACGTGCGAGGTGGGGCTTTTGCCGCGCACCCATGGCTCGGCGCTTTTCACCCGCGGTGAAACCCAGGCGCTGGTCACCTGCACGCTGGGCACCTCCGAAGACGTGCAAATCATCGAAGCGCTGGAAGGGGAAACCCAGCAGCGCTTCATGCTCCACTACAACTTCCCGCCGTTTTCGGTGGGCGAGGTGAAGCCCATGCGGGGACCCTCCCGGCGGGAAATTGGCCACGGCAACCTGGCACGGCGAGCCCTGGCACCGGTGATCCCCTCCCAGGACCTCTTCCCCTACACCCTGCGGGTGGTTTCCGACATTCTGGAGTCCAACGGCTCTTCCTCCATGGCCACGGTGTGCGGGGGAACCCTGGCGCTGATGGACGCTGGTGTCCCCATTGCTCAGGCGGTGGCCGGCATTGCCATGGGTCTGGTTTCCGATGGGCAAAAGCACGCGGTGCTCACCGACATTGCCGGGCAGGAGGACCACTACGGGGACATGGACTTCAAGGTGGCCGGCACCCGGGAAGGCGTTACCGCCTTGCAAATGGACATCAAGGTTTCCGGGTTGACCCGGGATGTTCTGGAAAAGGCCTTGGAGCAGGCCAAGAAGGCGCGGCTGGAGCTTTTGGACATCATGACCGCCACCATTGCGGCTCCCCGGCCGGACATTTCGCCCTACGCCCCCCGCATCATCAACGTGTACATTGACCCCGACAAGATCCGCGACGTCATCGGACCCGGCGGCAAGACCATCCGCGCCATTTGCGAGCAAACCGGAGCCCGCATCACCATTGAGGACGACGGGCGCGTGGAGATTGCTTCCCCCGACCTGGAAGCGGCCCACAAGGCCAGGCAAATCATTGAAAACCTCACCCGTCAGGTGCAAGTTGGGGAAATCTTTGAGGGCACCGTCAAGCGCATTGAACCCTATGGTGCTTTCATTGAGATCCTCCCCAACCAGGACGGGCTCTTGCACATTTCGGAAATTGCCCACGAGCGCATCCGCGAGGTCACCGATGTTCTCAAGCTGGGGGACAAGGTGACGGTGAAGGTCATCGGCATTGACGCCCAGGACCGCATCAAGCTGTCCCGCAAGGCACTGCTCACCCCGCCCCCTTCCACCCCCAGCGGCGAAGGCCAGCGGGAAGAACGGCGCGGTGGGGGCCATCGTGGCAGCGGCGGTCGCCCCCCCAGGCGACACTAG
- a CDS encoding ArsR/SmtB family transcription factor, with protein sequence MARTALSLVVDRFKALAHPARLRMMAMLGLGDLCVCQLTAVLRLAPSTVSAHLAALRRGGLVGERKVGRWVYYHLEPEGERLLAQLREELTGDPQIAQDAALVGKLRCIDPQVLCDADLDLSRLGLLAPQLKR encoded by the coding sequence ATGGCGCGCACGGCACTGTCCCTGGTTGTGGATCGCTTCAAGGCACTGGCCCACCCCGCCCGTTTGCGCATGATGGCCATGCTGGGTTTGGGGGATTTGTGCGTGTGCCAGCTCACCGCCGTCTTGCGCCTTGCCCCTTCCACCGTTTCTGCTCACCTGGCTGCCCTGCGCCGGGGCGGGTTGGTGGGGGAGCGCAAGGTGGGCCGCTGGGTTTACTACCACCTGGAGCCGGAAGGGGAAAGGCTTTTGGCCCAGCTCAGGGAGGAGCTGACCGGCGATCCGCAAATTGCCCAGGACGCCGCGCTGGTGGGCAAGCTCCGCTGCATTGACCCGCAGGTGCTGTGCGACGCCGACCTGGACCTCTCCCGCCTGGGCTTGCTTGCCCCCCAGCTCAAGCGTTAG
- a CDS encoding tetratricopeptide repeat protein yields the protein MRRPIAGLAVLLVLLSGCGYQGPTEEPVPREVKRAGEELPDQATLAEVRDYLERAFQLPPDRRFLLAVTEMARLALGDSKADTTAVWQDNGWAIRYGETPVGSLPAWPVFEDYWQLLRSWAQQLQPKLAPKLKDDNGKKEALKPSLNFLEQAKELANRWQQGPSAKTLADAAQLATVLAAHHLDLLETGDEVSAHALALVALAEVFGQELPQETAVLAFRLGYWPGDELLGKLGPEHPLVLFVNHESDKLQALAARSSDPLTVLFAAESLSESLLFSKAYDMAQRTKQVDPWSLVWLRAVGQRHEMPVAQEAGRQALSAAMAWAKGRKPQAREGLPEAQLLGAFEKALASRSWPENALFPRSWHQSFARSLFASGVEILVDYAVRQYAEVNAARQLRTALGNAKSPWGRALEKWAAAVVGSFLGEGDQQTLLRVLATPGAPGGQARMDLFWKLERAMAYGVPERLAAARVAFLSLDSRPDHRQSLIVLARNTLLDLELAEKVTEELYRSSRLLFPLAVVYHKAVAGEQNLLWQWVNDPQSPPLVRHMALRYLGRLPDQPLPALEEAYEKLRDAIPDPWNLAEEMARVFVARGHPEKAVRILEDLCQGLSQGGLEYAVARAHLAQVLLKMGKNREALTTVEEVVPSYQENVLFVYVRALLANGRKQEALEWAQKAYERYPFSEYSLVALMDVHWALGNYAAAAEAFARHRNTLSAERWRFDLGPVFVRRFHGKSQQAIEAMKAFGRKVEGEKLITLAHESARLGDVELAFVVAEKAIWPPGRPDLLFEAYRYLRQLKGKRAALEWLQERLKVEPWNRVSYECWDSESYEVLWDLLPPQPQGDGAERVWIQRAAALALGFDPGRKNRELLLSEFSKPSSDPNGALVRYLLGVATPKEEEMLLSTRFSRRDGGELAYYLGLKAQAEGRCSEAARWYRVAVERLPFVSYQYRWAYSRLYAWWSWDLPVAEACKHRGTRWIILEDAL from the coding sequence ATGCGGCGACCAATAGCGGGGCTTGCGGTTTTGCTGGTGCTGCTTTCGGGTTGTGGCTATCAGGGACCAACAGAGGAGCCGGTCCCTCGGGAGGTCAAGCGGGCCGGGGAGGAACTGCCTGATCAAGCCACGCTTGCGGAGGTGCGGGACTACCTAGAGCGGGCGTTCCAGCTGCCGCCGGACCGGCGGTTTCTGCTTGCCGTCACTGAAATGGCGCGGCTCGCTCTGGGGGATTCGAAAGCGGACACAACGGCGGTGTGGCAGGACAACGGTTGGGCCATTCGCTACGGGGAAACGCCCGTAGGGAGCCTGCCCGCCTGGCCGGTGTTTGAGGATTACTGGCAGCTGTTGCGTTCGTGGGCGCAGCAGTTGCAGCCGAAACTTGCCCCGAAGCTGAAGGACGACAACGGCAAAAAAGAGGCTTTGAAGCCCTCCCTGAATTTTTTGGAACAAGCCAAGGAGCTTGCCAACCGGTGGCAGCAAGGGCCATCGGCAAAAACGCTTGCCGATGCTGCTCAACTGGCGACGGTTTTGGCGGCCCATCATTTGGATTTGCTGGAAACCGGGGATGAAGTTTCGGCCCACGCTTTGGCCCTGGTGGCTCTGGCCGAGGTCTTCGGCCAGGAGCTGCCGCAAGAAACGGCGGTGCTGGCCTTTCGTCTGGGTTACTGGCCGGGGGATGAGCTTTTAGGCAAGCTGGGGCCGGAGCATCCTCTGGTTTTGTTCGTAAACCACGAAAGCGACAAACTGCAAGCTCTTGCGGCTCGCTCCTCGGACCCATTAACGGTGCTTTTTGCGGCCGAAAGTTTGAGCGAGAGCCTGCTTTTCTCCAAAGCCTACGACATGGCCCAGCGCACAAAGCAGGTTGACCCCTGGTCTTTAGTGTGGCTGCGGGCGGTGGGCCAAAGGCACGAAATGCCGGTGGCCCAGGAGGCGGGGCGGCAGGCGCTTTCTGCAGCCATGGCCTGGGCAAAAGGAAGAAAGCCTCAAGCCAGGGAGGGGTTACCGGAAGCTCAGCTCCTTGGCGCCTTTGAGAAGGCTCTGGCGTCCCGCTCCTGGCCTGAGAATGCTCTGTTTCCCCGCTCGTGGCACCAGAGCTTTGCCCGGAGCCTGTTTGCCTCGGGTGTGGAGATCCTGGTGGATTACGCTGTGCGTCAGTACGCCGAGGTGAACGCCGCAAGGCAGCTGCGTACAGCTCTGGGAAATGCCAAAAGCCCCTGGGGGAGGGCACTGGAAAAGTGGGCCGCTGCGGTGGTGGGGAGCTTCTTGGGTGAGGGCGATCAGCAAACCCTGCTGCGGGTGCTGGCAACCCCCGGGGCGCCGGGAGGCCAGGCCAGGATGGACCTTTTCTGGAAGCTGGAGCGGGCCATGGCCTATGGGGTTCCCGAGCGCCTGGCGGCGGCGCGGGTGGCCTTTTTGTCGTTGGATAGCCGCCCCGACCATCGTCAAAGTCTGATAGTCTTGGCCCGCAACACGCTTCTGGATCTGGAGTTAGCAGAGAAAGTTACAGAGGAGCTTTACCGCAGCTCCCGCCTGCTTTTTCCCCTTGCAGTCGTGTACCACAAGGCCGTTGCTGGGGAGCAGAACTTGCTCTGGCAGTGGGTCAACGACCCGCAAAGCCCACCCCTGGTGCGTCACATGGCTTTGCGGTACCTGGGGCGGCTTCCGGATCAACCGCTTCCCGCTTTGGAGGAGGCTTACGAAAAGCTGCGGGACGCCATTCCGGATCCATGGAACCTGGCAGAAGAAATGGCGCGGGTGTTTGTAGCCCGAGGCCATCCGGAAAAAGCCGTGCGGATTTTGGAGGACCTTTGCCAGGGCTTGTCCCAAGGCGGCCTGGAATACGCGGTAGCCCGAGCCCACCTGGCGCAGGTGCTGTTGAAAATGGGGAAAAACCGGGAGGCCCTGACCACAGTGGAAGAAGTGGTGCCTTCGTACCAGGAGAACGTGCTTTTCGTCTACGTTCGCGCGCTTTTGGCTAACGGGCGAAAGCAAGAAGCCCTGGAGTGGGCGCAGAAGGCTTATGAGCGCTATCCGTTTTCAGAGTATTCCCTGGTTGCGCTTATGGACGTCCATTGGGCCTTGGGCAACTACGCCGCTGCGGCCGAGGCTTTTGCCCGCCACCGGAATACCCTGAGCGCGGAGCGCTGGCGATTCGACCTGGGACCGGTGTTCGTGCGCCGTTTTCACGGCAAAAGCCAGCAAGCCATCGAGGCCATGAAGGCCTTTGGGCGCAAGGTGGAAGGGGAAAAGCTCATCACCCTTGCCCACGAGTCCGCAAGGTTGGGAGATGTGGAGCTCGCCTTTGTGGTGGCAGAAAAGGCGATATGGCCTCCCGGGCGGCCGGATCTGCTTTTCGAAGCGTACCGCTACCTGCGGCAGCTGAAGGGAAAGCGCGCCGCCTTGGAGTGGTTGCAGGAGCGGCTCAAGGTTGAACCCTGGAACCGGGTTTCCTACGAGTGCTGGGATTCGGAAAGCTACGAGGTGCTTTGGGATTTGCTGCCGCCCCAGCCGCAGGGGGACGGGGCGGAGCGGGTTTGGATCCAGCGGGCCGCGGCGCTGGCCCTGGGGTTTGATCCGGGCAGGAAAAACCGGGAGCTGCTGCTGAGCGAGTTTAGCAAGCCCAGTTCCGACCCCAACGGCGCTTTAGTGCGGTATTTGCTGGGTGTGGCCACACCCAAGGAGGAGGAGATGCTGCTTTCCACCAGGTTTTCCCGGCGAGATGGCGGCGAGCTTGCTTATTACTTGGGCTTGAAGGCGCAAGCGGAGGGCCGCTGTAGCGAAGCCGCCCGCTGGTACCGGGTGGCGGTGGAACGGCTGCCCTTTGTTTCCTACCAGTACCGTTGGGCCTACAGCCGGCTTTACGCGTGGTGGAGCTGGGACCTCCCGGTAGCCGAGGCTTGCAAGCATAGAGGCACGCGGTGGATCATCCTGGAGGACGCTTTGTAA